One region of Mucilaginibacter gotjawali genomic DNA includes:
- a CDS encoding type IV secretion system DNA-binding domain-containing protein: MEETREQQKLHGFLQCAIYISIGLEAAIFIYHDAPFWGVFFTPLDKIGHLIIYSKLIYSKLATFGLVCLVSIGTLAKKKTDLDPKKHIVYPLALGLFLFFGSLVFQGRASPLAFAYTTWFDLLYMICSFTGALMVSLSMDNISKFIKSGLGKDKWNTEAESFMQPVKRVDTPYSVNIPMLFYYKGKVWNGWINICNVFRGTMVIGTPGSGKSFSIVNPFIRQLIAKEFAICLYDFKFPDLGHIAYHHYLLAKQNGKLKGYAFHVINLNDIEKSRRINPWRADYIKSLADAAETAEALVEALKKGDRSGGSDQFFTQSAINFLASCVYFMSKYKGGIYSSFPHVLALLNRSYEEIFNALTSEPELRSLLSPFMTAYNAKAFDQLEGQIGTLKIFISRLATKETFWVFSGNDFDLKISAKENPGMLVLANDPNTQNINSACYSIIINRLTKLINTKGNLPSALIVDEVPTLFVHRVENLIATARSNKVAVLMGLQELPQFNQQYGKDTAATITAVVGTVLSGSVRNKETLEWLERLFGKSKQLGEGLSIDRNKTSTSLNEKLEALIPAGKIASLNSGEMVGVIAADAQEKFTGQFETSAVNCRINLNMEEIKREEKSYKSLPAFYDFGGKLDEKLRQNFNHISQEIQEMVLAFKPPAAPVPIKASMKK; this comes from the coding sequence ATGGAGGAAACAAGGGAGCAGCAAAAACTCCATGGTTTTTTGCAGTGTGCTATCTATATATCCATAGGGTTAGAAGCAGCCATATTTATCTATCACGATGCCCCTTTCTGGGGCGTTTTTTTTACCCCGCTTGATAAGATCGGTCACCTGATTATTTACTCGAAACTGATCTATAGTAAACTGGCCACATTTGGGCTCGTCTGCCTGGTCAGCATTGGTACGCTGGCAAAAAAGAAAACAGACCTCGACCCTAAAAAGCATATCGTCTATCCGCTTGCGCTCGGTCTGTTTTTATTCTTCGGCAGCCTTGTTTTTCAGGGTCGTGCCTCCCCCTTAGCGTTTGCTTATACCACCTGGTTTGACCTGCTGTACATGATCTGTTCCTTTACCGGGGCGCTAATGGTGAGTTTATCGATGGATAACATCTCCAAGTTCATCAAATCCGGTCTCGGGAAGGACAAATGGAATACGGAAGCGGAAAGCTTTATGCAGCCCGTGAAACGGGTGGACACACCATATTCGGTGAACATCCCAATGCTTTTTTATTATAAAGGAAAAGTTTGGAACGGCTGGATCAATATCTGCAATGTATTCCGGGGCACAATGGTGATCGGCACACCCGGCAGCGGTAAGAGCTTTTCGATTGTAAATCCATTCATCCGGCAATTGATTGCCAAAGAGTTTGCGATTTGCCTGTACGATTTCAAATTCCCTGATCTCGGGCATATTGCCTATCACCATTACCTGCTGGCCAAACAAAACGGGAAGCTGAAAGGCTATGCCTTTCATGTCATTAATCTCAATGACATTGAAAAAAGCCGCCGCATCAACCCCTGGCGGGCGGATTATATCAAATCGCTGGCCGATGCGGCGGAAACCGCCGAGGCATTGGTGGAGGCGTTGAAAAAAGGTGACCGCTCAGGCGGCAGCGATCAATTTTTTACGCAGTCTGCCATCAATTTCTTAGCCTCTTGTGTGTACTTCATGAGCAAGTATAAGGGCGGCATCTATTCCAGCTTCCCGCATGTTTTAGCCTTGCTGAACCGATCTTACGAGGAAATATTCAACGCATTGACATCTGAACCTGAACTGCGGTCACTATTGTCACCCTTTATGACGGCTTATAACGCAAAAGCCTTCGACCAGTTAGAGGGGCAGATCGGTACACTGAAGATTTTTATCAGCCGCTTGGCGACGAAAGAAACGTTTTGGGTCTTTTCCGGCAATGACTTCGACCTGAAAATATCGGCTAAGGAAAATCCGGGAATGCTGGTACTGGCGAATGACCCCAATACCCAAAACATCAACTCAGCCTGCTATTCCATCATTATCAACCGGCTTACAAAGCTGATCAATACCAAAGGCAACCTGCCTTCTGCGCTGATCGTGGATGAGGTACCTACCTTGTTCGTTCACCGGGTGGAAAATTTAATAGCAACCGCCAGGTCGAACAAGGTCGCCGTATTGATGGGATTGCAGGAACTCCCGCAATTTAATCAGCAATATGGCAAAGATACCGCAGCAACCATTACCGCTGTAGTGGGTACCGTGCTATCCGGCTCCGTCAGAAATAAAGAAACGCTGGAGTGGCTGGAGCGCCTTTTTGGTAAATCCAAACAGCTTGGCGAAGGCTTATCTATTGACCGCAATAAAACCTCCACCTCCTTAAATGAAAAGCTGGAGGCGCTTATCCCGGCAGGAAAGATCGCATCGCTCAATTCGGGCGAGATGGTTGGTGTCATAGCGGCCGATGCGCAGGAAAAGTTTACAGGGCAGTTCGAAACCTCGGCGGTAAACTGCCGCATAAACCTCAACATGGAGGAGATAAAACGGGAAGAAAAGTCCTATAAGTCTTTACCCGCCTTTTATGATTTTGGCGGTAAGCTGGATGAAAAACTCCGCCAAAACTTTAACCACATCAGCCAGGAAATACAGGAAATGGTGCTTGCATTTAAACCGCCTGCTGCGCCTGTACCAATTAAAGCCTCGATGAAGAAATGA
- a CDS encoding M23 family metallopeptidase, which yields MKTLISFCLVCLPLKHLKINSDYGYRIHPLTGRYAMHAGVDLKASHDTVYAILDGVVKSTGYDDGLGLNIWLQHGPVESIYGHLSRILITINDSVKAGEPIAISGSTGRSTGEHLHFSICYRHKYLNPIQFLYELLIKQQNEQKFQSTSDTAFRKADRRN from the coding sequence GTGAAGACGCTGATCAGCTTCTGCCTGGTCTGCCTCCCCCTCAAACACCTGAAAATAAATTCTGATTACGGTTATCGCATCCACCCGCTTACCGGCAGATATGCCATGCACGCAGGTGTGGACTTAAAGGCCAGCCACGATACCGTATATGCCATCCTTGATGGCGTAGTGAAATCTACCGGATATGATGATGGCCTCGGACTAAACATTTGGCTGCAACATGGTCCTGTTGAATCCATCTACGGTCATCTAAGCAGGATTTTAATAACAATTAACGACAGTGTGAAAGCGGGGGAACCTATTGCAATTTCAGGTTCAACAGGCAGGTCAACTGGCGAGCACCTGCACTTCAGCATCTGCTACAGGCATAAATACCTCAATCCAATTCAATTTTTATATGAACTGCTAATCAAACAACAAAATGAGCAAAAATTTCAAAGCACTTCCGATACAGCTTTCAGAAAAGCTGATCGGCGAAATTAA
- a CDS encoding DUF4099 domain-containing protein encodes MNLVNYNEDDLPIKDLETIGLAAGGQLLLNVDDLKALLSGRRTGLLELHDLEAENIRIKSINAKISLKPNEAGKMDLLIHPIYRKALTPDFLDDNEAQQLQKGEVATLLKTTLDNHGNKKEMLIEYDAETKEYIVSDTEKILAPDMVNNEFLTPAQKEAYRKGKEVEIADGTRFSYSGVDHHGIRSNKIALVASILIDGGLSYMVYKGLNALFNKKQDPKTAEKLSPGYYNALKDIENQRSFVPNQENRSYTRSGGSR; translated from the coding sequence ATGAACCTGGTTAACTATAATGAAGATGATCTCCCGATCAAGGATCTGGAGACCATCGGGCTGGCCGCAGGCGGTCAGCTCCTGTTAAATGTCGATGACCTGAAAGCATTGCTTTCGGGCCGTCGAACCGGTTTGCTGGAACTGCATGACCTTGAAGCTGAAAACATCAGGATCAAGTCCATCAACGCGAAGATTTCGCTAAAACCGAATGAAGCCGGTAAAATGGATTTGCTCATTCACCCGATCTACCGTAAAGCGCTGACACCGGATTTTCTGGATGATAACGAGGCGCAGCAATTGCAAAAAGGTGAAGTGGCCACTTTATTGAAAACAACGCTGGATAATCATGGCAACAAAAAAGAAATGCTGATCGAATACGATGCCGAAACGAAAGAATATATCGTTTCAGATACCGAAAAGATACTGGCACCGGACATGGTCAATAACGAGTTCCTGACACCGGCCCAGAAGGAAGCTTATCGCAAGGGTAAGGAAGTTGAAATTGCTGACGGTACCAGGTTTAGTTATTCCGGTGTTGACCATCATGGCATTCGTTCCAATAAGATTGCGTTAGTCGCTTCAATACTGATCGATGGCGGTCTTTCCTATATGGTTTATAAAGGATTGAATGCTTTATTTAATAAAAAGCAAGACCCGAAAACAGCCGAAAAATTGAGCCCGGGATACTACAATGCGCTCAAAGACATTGAAAATCAGCGGTCATTTGTTCCGAACCAGGAAAACCGTTCCTATACCCGTAGCGGCGGCTCGCGCTGA
- a CDS encoding ArdC family protein — MSKNFKALPIQLSEKLIGEIKEGNSLFQKPLKDNGLPAFVKPVNPTTGKGYSAMNALILGMQRHDDPRWLSADAARFAGNWVKEGERGTLIEFPKTSDIQAIRTAEGERIKDEAGVTQTKTVEFEKPQQGKAFLFNAEQMNDIVPLEEFLAKQDEGQPLSPVERAEKLIEDSKAVIIHGGQEAYYDKQRDAIFMPEMEQFENETKYYQAAIHQLAHWTGHESRLNRPMEGKFGSLDYAREEMRAAIAAILIGGELKTGHNFGHQAAYMNNFAKILKDEPFEIAKASRDAQKIANLLLGVTQKREQKQAPEAIGFKKGDEIAYMDTTYKVLETYKTKSIKVEDAEGTRKVLKPEYGLYKSLLEAKANPREPELQLAEEQGQSHEQGPNQKIGR; from the coding sequence ATGAGCAAAAATTTCAAAGCACTTCCGATACAGCTTTCAGAAAAGCTGATCGGCGAAATTAAAGAGGGTAATTCCCTGTTTCAAAAACCACTTAAGGACAATGGCCTGCCTGCCTTCGTCAAACCAGTTAATCCCACCACGGGAAAAGGTTACAGCGCGATGAATGCACTGATCCTTGGCATGCAGCGCCATGATGATCCACGCTGGCTGTCGGCAGATGCAGCCCGCTTTGCCGGGAACTGGGTGAAGGAAGGCGAAAGAGGCACGCTGATCGAGTTTCCGAAAACAAGCGATATCCAGGCCATCCGCACAGCTGAAGGCGAGCGCATCAAAGATGAAGCGGGTGTGACCCAAACTAAAACAGTTGAATTTGAAAAGCCGCAACAAGGAAAGGCTTTCCTGTTTAACGCAGAGCAGATGAACGATATCGTACCCCTGGAAGAGTTCCTGGCCAAACAGGACGAAGGCCAACCGCTATCGCCTGTTGAGCGCGCGGAAAAACTGATCGAAGACAGCAAAGCCGTGATCATCCATGGCGGCCAGGAAGCCTACTATGATAAACAGCGCGATGCCATATTTATGCCTGAAATGGAACAGTTTGAGAACGAAACCAAATATTACCAGGCGGCGATTCATCAGCTGGCACATTGGACAGGGCATGAAAGCCGCCTGAACCGTCCAATGGAGGGTAAGTTCGGATCATTGGACTATGCGCGTGAAGAAATGCGTGCTGCTATTGCGGCCATCCTGATCGGTGGCGAATTAAAGACCGGGCACAACTTTGGGCATCAGGCAGCCTACATGAACAACTTCGCCAAAATCTTAAAAGATGAGCCCTTTGAGATTGCCAAAGCTTCAAGGGATGCCCAGAAAATTGCCAACCTTTTATTGGGAGTTACGCAGAAGCGCGAGCAGAAACAGGCTCCCGAAGCTATCGGTTTCAAAAAAGGTGATGAGATCGCCTATATGGATACCACTTATAAAGTGCTGGAAACCTATAAAACCAAAAGTATCAAGGTAGAAGATGCGGAGGGCACCCGTAAGGTTTTGAAACCGGAATACGGCCTCTATAAATCCCTGTTAGAGGCCAAAGCCAATCCACGGGAACCAGAATTGCAACTTGCGGAAGAACAGGGCCAATCCCATGAACAGGGGCCAAACCAAAAAATAGGGCGGTAA
- a CDS encoding DUF4138 domain-containing protein, whose amino-acid sequence MKKLLFFLMVLSAPFIYAQDKLPVVYLPENLTIHFISPEPIQYVDISTKELLGDLPLKNVLRLKLRDSLKSFTGSVVTVAGEKFIAQYRLLPGYPGVPTEIDIVPEDMRPLDISGIGLSQNQLKSLALSLIAKSTGKHMEKVKAFGIKGRLNHVYTVGDYIFLDISYHNKTNLKYDIADFRFKVDDKKVTKAANNQSVEIKPEFVLFSPPAFSKNYRNIFVFKKMTFPGNKVLHAELSEKQLSGRIVTLSISYQDILDADTLPN is encoded by the coding sequence ATGAAAAAGTTATTATTTTTCTTAATGGTGCTAAGCGCACCTTTTATTTACGCGCAGGATAAATTACCCGTAGTTTACCTGCCGGAAAACCTGACTATTCACTTTATCTCGCCGGAACCTATTCAGTACGTGGATATTTCCACAAAGGAACTGCTAGGTGACCTGCCGCTCAAAAATGTATTGCGCCTGAAATTGCGTGACTCCCTCAAATCCTTTACGGGTTCCGTCGTTACCGTAGCAGGTGAAAAATTTATTGCACAATACCGGCTATTGCCGGGTTATCCCGGTGTTCCTACGGAAATCGATATTGTTCCGGAAGATATGCGCCCGCTGGATATTTCCGGCATCGGGCTTTCGCAAAACCAGTTGAAAAGTTTAGCGCTCAGCCTGATTGCCAAAAGCACCGGTAAACACATGGAAAAGGTCAAAGCCTTTGGCATTAAAGGGCGGTTAAACCATGTTTACACGGTTGGCGATTATATTTTCCTGGATATTTCCTATCACAATAAAACGAACCTGAAATATGACATTGCTGATTTCCGGTTTAAGGTGGATGATAAAAAAGTAACCAAGGCCGCTAATAACCAATCGGTAGAAATCAAACCGGAATTCGTGCTGTTCAGCCCACCCGCTTTCTCCAAAAATTACCGGAACATCTTTGTGTTTAAAAAGATGACTTTCCCCGGAAACAAGGTACTCCATGCTGAACTCAGTGAAAAGCAACTTTCCGGTCGCATTGTAACCCTCAGTATTTCCTACCAGGACATACTCGATGCAGATACACTGCCCAATTAA
- a CDS encoding helicase-related protein, which yields MAFNPVRKMADNIAAIRIALDFSGQQLSDTDLQILKKYAGFGGLKAVLFPPGNLAEWEKFSASKADLKLYPQVMELHDLLREKLTAKEYKAAIEALKSSSQTAYYTPDYIPRVIYAAMLLCNILPKRLYEPSAGAGIFIDEAVQAFARLEQINAVEKDILTGKILTAICSVYDTPVDVQIKRLEETEATEKGQSDLVISNIPFGKIAVHDPAYNKSGISAKVHTYFFAKGLDKIKDGGILAYIVTDAFLNNPSNQLARKYLFTSADLLTVAVLPANLMKENANVEVGMHLILVQKNDTKETLTEAESQLIDTVEVENSFGKYNLNAWLADKNELVYADEIIEGTNARGKASRVAWQNGDMQDIVPMLKDQLVAGFANFNYAKWEAISFDKKEGKLKQFTFLPVPETEKTAEKGGLSFGQLGLFDAPVKVDGDNKAMAYLDDLDKQFVDAGTARLISVIRTTTKQLHDSIVLVTARAKSNNRFSYKLYSNLSEISFPGKWMSGISLGQELDALSVKLKQFGHDYRYEGDTSLEPAFKLLPDRPKAFTDLKPFYIKDTLVVFNGKLGLIGEPHNFEAKFEPLDPQPELPFYEDYLTLRDIYLELSGYENEHSIQFPELRTSLNFYYDAFVAKHGKLNKNVNRNRIFNDAALGFKVLSSLEIKDQDTFIRSDIFYGPLFQQKEMLKTDDPSEALARCLNDTGRVDLSIIGQVTGLTADEIILQLDKQIILNPKTLAWETTDNYLSGDVVEKLKIAEKLAVDEPQNLQFARSLAAIRRVQPERIPFERLDFNLGERWVPIEYYQRFATDLFKLDTQINYLVSLDDYKVSYAKKGNTITNEEFAVTPKESNKITGRTLLEYALLNTNPHFTYPVEQYGKVVRVPDTEAIQNAHRKIDNIRARYLLWLLELPNEDKQFLEKLYNDTYNCYRLREFDGSHLTFPGLDFKALRIADLYPSQRNAAWRVIQNNGGLIDHEVGLGKTLTMIIAAMEMKRLGIVHKPLILALKANVQQITDTFRLAYPKAKLLAPGENDFEPAKRKRIFHEIKNNNWDCIILTHDQFGKIPQAPEIQRQILEIELENNELDLLAIQDSGEEITREMLKGLEIRKENLEAKLKGVMEAIAQRKDSGINFGELNIDHLFIDESHKFKNLTFTTRHTRVAGLGNMAGSQKALNMLFAIRTLQDRYDTDLCATFLSGTPISNSLTEMYLIFKYLRPRELERQRISNFDAWAAVYARKTVDFEFTVTNEIRAKERFRHFIKVPELALFYNQITDYKTAKHINLDKPEIDETLVNIKPTPDQQDFIKRLMQFAKTGDATLIGRRALTKDEDKGRMLIATNYAKKMAVDMRLVNPEKYGDHPGNKVNVCARNVAEIYHESTPHKGTQIIFSDIGTPKTDEFNVYDALRDKLVTDFNIPANQITFIHNWATDKQRKELFKKMNAGDIRILIGSTEKAGTGLNVQERIVAMHHLDIPWKPSELEQRDGRGARQGNWLAKMFYGNKVRNFIYAVEQSLDNYKFNLLKNKQIFISQMKNNELSVRTLDEGAIDEQSGMSFSEYIAILSGDTSLLEKTRLEKKVAELEGYKGAHFKEVARSRYLLEDLEKKSHETQSTLELVRKDELHYKKVLKYDEDGAKLNPLKMADTLQADAVAIGQKLIDLYKNWSPQDFSKPEFYLGELYGFDLFIRRKLQTVEEGFSSRITHVTSLYAESRTTGIKYMQNGGAPNIDNPKLAARYFLDAINRVIGMAERYEKELDGINKQIPEVRELTQRPFEQEYELASLKREMEKLEMEISRKIAEKEKQAQGEQLFNEDDAEVIEVEPVSVKR from the coding sequence ATGGCATTTAATCCGGTAAGGAAGATGGCAGACAATATTGCGGCCATCCGAATTGCGCTGGACTTTTCCGGCCAGCAGCTTTCTGATACAGATTTACAAATACTAAAAAAATATGCCGGGTTTGGCGGCCTCAAAGCGGTATTATTCCCTCCGGGCAATTTAGCTGAATGGGAAAAGTTTAGTGCCTCAAAGGCTGACCTGAAACTTTATCCCCAGGTCATGGAACTGCATGACCTGCTCCGGGAAAAATTAACGGCAAAGGAATACAAAGCGGCCATAGAAGCCTTAAAAAGCAGCTCTCAAACCGCCTATTATACTCCTGATTATATTCCAAGGGTAATCTATGCTGCCATGCTGCTATGTAATATTTTGCCGAAACGCTTGTATGAGCCAAGCGCCGGGGCAGGCATATTTATTGATGAGGCTGTGCAGGCATTTGCGCGTCTGGAGCAAATAAACGCCGTTGAAAAAGATATACTAACAGGCAAAATATTAACTGCCATTTGTTCTGTTTATGATACGCCCGTTGATGTGCAGATCAAAAGACTGGAAGAAACGGAGGCAACCGAAAAGGGGCAATCAGATCTCGTCATCAGTAATATCCCCTTTGGCAAGATAGCTGTACATGACCCCGCCTACAACAAAAGCGGGATATCGGCGAAAGTTCATACCTACTTCTTTGCAAAGGGGTTGGATAAGATAAAAGATGGCGGCATATTAGCCTATATCGTTACCGATGCTTTCCTGAATAACCCGTCAAATCAGTTAGCCCGCAAATATTTATTTACCTCTGCCGACCTGTTAACGGTTGCTGTTTTACCAGCTAACCTTATGAAGGAAAATGCTAACGTTGAAGTAGGCATGCACCTGATCCTGGTTCAGAAGAACGATACAAAGGAAACACTTACCGAGGCAGAAAGCCAGCTGATAGATACCGTGGAAGTTGAAAACTCCTTTGGTAAATACAACCTGAATGCATGGTTGGCAGATAAAAACGAATTGGTCTATGCCGACGAGATCATCGAAGGCACTAATGCAAGGGGAAAAGCTTCAAGAGTGGCCTGGCAAAATGGTGATATGCAGGACATTGTTCCTATGCTTAAAGACCAGTTGGTTGCCGGGTTTGCCAATTTCAATTATGCCAAATGGGAAGCGATTTCCTTTGACAAAAAAGAGGGGAAGCTTAAACAGTTTACTTTTTTACCCGTGCCCGAAACCGAAAAAACTGCGGAAAAGGGTGGGTTAAGTTTTGGGCAGTTAGGCTTATTTGATGCGCCGGTAAAGGTAGATGGTGACAACAAGGCGATGGCCTACCTCGATGATCTTGATAAACAATTCGTCGATGCAGGAACGGCGCGTCTGATCAGTGTCATCCGTACAACTACAAAGCAATTGCATGACAGCATTGTTTTGGTGACCGCCCGTGCCAAATCGAATAACAGGTTCAGCTATAAGCTATATAGTAACCTTTCCGAAATTTCATTTCCCGGTAAGTGGATGTCCGGCATCAGCCTCGGCCAGGAACTGGACGCCCTTTCGGTTAAGCTGAAACAATTTGGCCATGATTACCGTTATGAAGGGGATACAAGCCTTGAACCTGCTTTTAAATTATTGCCGGACAGGCCCAAGGCCTTTACTGACCTGAAACCTTTCTACATAAAAGATACGCTGGTCGTCTTTAACGGAAAGCTCGGCCTGATCGGGGAACCGCACAACTTTGAGGCAAAATTTGAACCGCTCGACCCCCAGCCGGAATTACCATTTTATGAGGATTACCTGACGCTGCGGGATATTTACCTGGAACTTTCCGGGTATGAAAATGAGCACTCGATCCAGTTCCCCGAACTGCGTACATCGCTTAACTTTTATTATGATGCCTTTGTCGCCAAACATGGTAAACTGAACAAAAACGTAAACAGGAACCGGATATTTAACGATGCTGCTTTAGGTTTTAAAGTTCTTTCCTCACTGGAAATTAAGGACCAGGATACGTTTATCCGCTCAGATATTTTTTATGGGCCGCTTTTTCAGCAAAAGGAAATGCTGAAAACGGATGACCCTTCTGAAGCGCTGGCACGTTGCCTGAATGATACAGGTCGGGTTGACCTTTCGATCATTGGACAGGTCACCGGATTAACAGCCGATGAGATCATTCTCCAACTGGATAAACAGATAATATTAAACCCTAAAACACTTGCCTGGGAAACAACCGATAATTATCTGTCCGGCGATGTGGTGGAAAAGTTGAAAATTGCTGAAAAGCTGGCTGTAGATGAGCCCCAAAATCTACAGTTTGCAAGAAGCCTTGCCGCCATCCGCCGTGTTCAGCCTGAAAGGATTCCCTTTGAACGGCTTGATTTTAATTTGGGTGAACGTTGGGTGCCAATCGAATATTACCAGCGTTTTGCAACAGACCTTTTCAAACTGGATACCCAAATAAATTACCTGGTTTCCCTCGATGACTATAAGGTAAGCTACGCTAAAAAAGGCAATACCATAACCAACGAAGAATTTGCGGTCACGCCTAAAGAAAGTAACAAGATCACGGGCCGTACCTTATTGGAGTATGCGCTGCTCAATACCAATCCGCATTTTACCTACCCGGTAGAACAATACGGCAAAGTGGTGCGGGTGCCGGATACCGAAGCGATACAAAATGCGCACCGGAAAATCGACAATATCCGTGCGCGTTATCTGCTATGGTTATTGGAGCTGCCTAACGAGGATAAGCAGTTTTTAGAGAAACTATATAACGATACCTATAACTGTTACAGGCTCCGGGAGTTTGACGGCAGCCACCTGACCTTTCCCGGACTGGATTTCAAGGCCTTAAGGATCGCTGATCTTTATCCGTCACAGCGCAATGCTGCATGGCGTGTCATTCAAAATAATGGCGGTCTGATTGATCACGAGGTCGGCTTAGGCAAAACGCTGACAATGATTATTGCCGCCATGGAAATGAAGCGGCTCGGAATTGTACATAAGCCTTTGATACTGGCGCTTAAAGCCAATGTGCAGCAGATCACCGACACATTCAGACTGGCTTATCCTAAAGCAAAACTTTTAGCACCCGGAGAAAATGATTTTGAACCGGCCAAGCGCAAAAGGATCTTTCACGAGATAAAAAACAATAATTGGGACTGTATCATCCTCACCCATGACCAGTTTGGGAAAATACCGCAGGCACCGGAAATACAAAGGCAGATACTTGAAATTGAACTGGAGAACAATGAACTTGATTTGCTCGCCATTCAGGACTCTGGTGAAGAGATCACCCGCGAGATGCTGAAAGGATTGGAAATCAGGAAGGAAAATCTGGAAGCCAAGCTGAAAGGTGTGATGGAAGCAATTGCTCAGCGAAAGGACAGCGGCATCAATTTCGGGGAGCTGAACATCGATCATTTGTTCATTGACGAATCCCATAAGTTCAAAAACCTGACTTTCACCACCAGGCATACGAGAGTAGCAGGATTGGGTAACATGGCGGGCAGCCAAAAAGCACTCAACATGCTTTTTGCAATACGCACCTTGCAGGACCGTTACGATACTGACCTGTGCGCTACCTTCCTTTCCGGTACGCCGATCTCCAACAGCCTGACCGAAATGTATTTGATCTTCAAATACCTCCGGCCCAGAGAACTTGAAAGACAGCGGATATCCAATTTTGATGCCTGGGCAGCGGTTTATGCCCGCAAGACGGTTGATTTTGAATTTACGGTTACCAACGAGATCAGGGCTAAGGAGCGTTTTCGCCATTTTATTAAAGTGCCTGAACTGGCGCTGTTTTATAACCAGATCACCGATTATAAAACAGCTAAACATATCAATTTGGATAAGCCGGAAATTGATGAAACGCTGGTCAATATTAAACCCACACCGGACCAGCAGGACTTTATAAAGCGCCTGATGCAGTTCGCCAAAACAGGTGATGCCACCCTGATTGGCAGGCGGGCGCTGACCAAAGATGAAGATAAGGGCCGGATGCTGATTGCCACCAATTATGCTAAAAAAATGGCGGTGGATATGCGCCTGGTTAACCCTGAAAAATATGGCGACCACCCCGGTAATAAGGTCAATGTATGTGCAAGGAATGTTGCGGAAATCTATCATGAAAGCACCCCGCATAAAGGTACACAGATCATTTTCAGTGACATTGGAACACCTAAAACTGATGAATTTAATGTCTACGATGCCCTGCGGGATAAGCTGGTAACTGATTTCAATATTCCGGCAAACCAGATCACCTTTATTCACAACTGGGCGACGGATAAACAGCGGAAAGAGCTGTTTAAAAAAATGAATGCCGGGGATATAAGGATTCTGATTGGCAGCACCGAAAAAGCCGGAACTGGTTTAAATGTTCAGGAGCGGATCGTTGCCATGCACCATTTGGACATTCCCTGGAAACCTTCGGAGCTGGAACAGCGTGATGGCCGTGGTGCAAGACAGGGCAACTGGCTCGCCAAAATGTTTTATGGCAATAAGGTAAGGAACTTTATCTATGCCGTCGAACAATCCCTGGATAATTATAAGTTCAACTTGCTCAAGAACAAGCAAATTTTCATCAGCCAGATGAAAAACAATGAACTGTCCGTGCGTACCCTTGATGAAGGGGCTATTGACGAACAAAGCGGCATGAGCTTTTCTGAGTACATCGCGATTTTATCCGGTGACACCTCTTTACTGGAAAAAACCCGGCTTGAAAAGAAGGTGGCTGAATTGGAAGGCTATAAAGGCGCTCATTTCAAAGAAGTTGCCCGCAGCAGATACCTTTTGGAAGACCTGGAAAAGAAAAGCCACGAAACCCAATCAACACTGGAGTTGGTCCGCAAAGACGAACTCCATTATAAAAAGGTGCTGAAATATGATGAAGATGGCGCGAAATTAAATCCGCTGAAAATGGCAGATACGCTTCAGGCGGACGCGGTAGCTATCGGTCAGAAATTAATTGACCTGTACAAAAACTGGAGCCCTCAGGATTTTAGTAAACCTGAGTTTTACTTAGGTGAACTATATGGCTTTGACCTCTTTATCAGGCGAAAACTGCAAACCGTAGAAGAAGGGTTTTCCAGCAGGATAACCCATGTTACCTCGCTGTATGCTGAAAGCCGTACTACCGGAATCAAATATATGCAGAATGGAGGGGCACCCAACATCGACAATCCCAAGCTGGCAGCACGATATTTTTTAGATGCGATCAACAGGGTAATTGGTATGGCCGAACGCTATGAAAAGGAACTGGACGGCATTAATAAACAAATACCGGAAGTCCGGGAGCTCACGCAAAGGCCGTTTGAGCAGGAATATGAACTGGCTTCATTGAAAAGAGAAATGGAAAAACTGGAAATGGAGATCAGCCGTAAGATAGCCGAAAAAGAAAAACAGGCGCAGGGCGAGCAATTATTTAACGAGGATGATGCTGAGGTAATAGAAGTTGAACCTGTATCAGTAAAACGCTGA